GAGAGGAGCATTGTAGACGACCTTATAGGCCTCCTTCACGAACTTTTTGATGTTTCCATCCCTCACTATCTCAAGCCTTCCGTTGGCCACCTTTAGCTCCTTCTTTCCTGCTGTGAAGTGCCCCGCGAAGAACATCCGCGGTGAGCCGTATGATATCACAGGGAATCCGCCCGGGCCGGGAAGCCTTCCCGGGAGGAGCGACGGGTTCACGTTGCCCCTCGCGTCCACCTGCATGAAGCCCAGGCTGGCCGCGTCTATGACGCCGCCCTCATAGTTGGCGAACTGGTCCGGCTGAGAGATTATCGCAAAGGGCCCTATGGATGCCCCGAAGTCCGGGCCGCCGAGGGCTATTCCGCCGAAGGGCCCGGATTCAACGGTGGTAAACACCCACTCTGAAATACCCTCCTCTATGGCAACCCCGGCCACTCTGTCAGGGATTCCTATGCCGAGGTTGACCAGGACGGGCCTTTTGAGCCTTTTGACGAGCTGAATCATTTCCAAGAGGATCCTTCGCGCTATGACCTTCTTGGTGTTCAGCTCCATGGTTCCGCCAGCGCTCAGCGGAGGTATGACCTCTCCCGAGATCCTGGGGTCGTAGGTGATGTTGGCGCTCTGTCTGTGGTATTCCTGGGGAGAAACGACCACGTAGTCAACGAGCGGGCCTGGAACCCTAACGTTCTGCGGATTGAGAGACGGATACCTTGCTATTCTCTCCACCTGGGCTATGACGATGCCTTTTTCCGGCTCGGCCTTTGCCGCTTGAGCCAGGTTGAGTATCTCCGTGAAGGCGCCCTCCTTTTCGGTTGTGATGTTTCCAATCTCATCCGCGGTCGTGCCCCTGATGAGGGCCACGTTTGGCTTCGGGGCACGGTAGAACAGGTACTCCTCGCCGCCGATTTCAATGATCTCTATCCGGCATCGTTTTCTCTTCCTCGCCAGCTCGTTGAGGTAGCCTCCGTCCTCCCTCGGGTCGAGGAAGGTTCCGAGACCGACTTTTGTGAGGACGCCGGGCAGACCCCTCGAAACCTCCCTGAAGAACCACGAGGCGGTGCCTATCGACCACGTGTAGCCCTCTATCCTGTTCTCCTCTATGAGCTTCTGGATGTAGGGCGACCAGCCAGGATAGGTTACAAGCATTCCAGCTAAGAAATCCTGATCCTCGTCGCGGTAGAGCTCTTCGAGTATCTTGTCAAGCACCCTGCCCGGGGCGGTTGGGATGGGGTTTACCTCAAGGAAGAGCCCCTTCGGATGTCCGGTTTCCCTGTATCTCTCGAAGAGCTTGAGGAGAAGATACTCGGGCGCAACGAGCAGGTTGAAGCCCGAAACAGCTATGACAGCTTTATCGGGGACGGCCTCGACGGCAACCGTGGGTTCTACGACCTTCATAAATATACCCCCGCCGCGTATTGTTCAACCTACGGCGGCGGGGCTTATATGGCTACCGCCATCCGAGGGGCGCGATTTTCTCCAGGTAGAACTCTCTCCACCGCCTGAGATTCTCCTCCACTTCCTTCGGGCTGACCTGGGCCCTTGCAAGGCCCTCTCTGATGGCCTCTTCCGCAACTGCTCTGGCAACCTTCGGGTGAACCTCGGGATGGAACGGGGATGGGATTATCTCGTCTTCGCTGGGCTCTATGACGGAGGCCATCGCCTTTGATGCGGCGATTATCATGCCGTCTGTTATCGTTCTGGCCATCACGTCCAAGGCTCCCCTAAAAATCGCAGGAAATCCGAGAAGGTTGTTTATCTGGTTCGGGTAGTCGCTCCTTCCCGTTGCAACTATTCTTGCCCCGGCTTTCTTCGCTTCCTCCGGGAGTATCTCGGGAGTTGGGTTCGCCAGCGGAAAGACTATCGCATCGTCCGCCATGAGCCCTATCCATTCCGGCTTTATCACGCCGGGGCCCGGCTTCGTGAAGGAGATTAGAACGTCGGCACCTTTAACCGCCTCCCCAACGCTTTCGATTCCCTCGCCGTTCGTCTTGGAGAGGAGTTCGCCCCTGTATGGGAAGAGCTTTTCCAGAGGTAAGTCGGGCGTTAGGGCTCTCTGTCTCCCGTCAACCAGCTCGACGACGCGAACGTTTTCCGGTTTGACCCCTGCTTTGACGAGGAGCCTGAGGGTTGCGAAGCCCGCCGCCCCAGCCCCGAAGA
This window of the Thermococcus thermotolerans genome carries:
- a CDS encoding acyl CoA:acetate/3-ketoacid CoA transferase; its protein translation is MKVVEPTVAVEAVPDKAVIAVSGFNLLVAPEYLLLKLFERYRETGHPKGLFLEVNPIPTAPGRVLDKILEELYRDEDQDFLAGMLVTYPGWSPYIQKLIEENRIEGYTWSIGTASWFFREVSRGLPGVLTKVGLGTFLDPREDGGYLNELARKRKRCRIEIIEIGGEEYLFYRAPKPNVALIRGTTADEIGNITTEKEGAFTEILNLAQAAKAEPEKGIVIAQVERIARYPSLNPQNVRVPGPLVDYVVVSPQEYHRQSANITYDPRISGEVIPPLSAGGTMELNTKKVIARRILLEMIQLVKRLKRPVLVNLGIGIPDRVAGVAIEEGISEWVFTTVESGPFGGIALGGPDFGASIGPFAIISQPDQFANYEGGVIDAASLGFMQVDARGNVNPSLLPGRLPGPGGFPVISYGSPRMFFAGHFTAGKKELKVANGRLEIVRDGNIKKFVKEAYKVVYNAPLGLERGQEVVYITERAVFRLTRRGLVLEEHAPGIDVERDVIAKMEFEPIVSPKLREMDGRLFREEPMGLKDEV
- a CDS encoding NAD(P)-dependent malic enzyme codes for the protein MDALNFHRDNFPGNGKIEVIPKVPLTKETLSLAYTPGVAEVSRRIADGEDPCEYTNRCNTVAVVSDGTRVLGLGDVGPSAALPVMEGKALLFKAFGGVDAFPLVLAERDPERFIEVVKAVFPSFGGINLEDIASPKCFYILERLRNELDIPVFHDDQQGTASVVLAGLMNALKVVGKRLGEISVALFGAGAAGFATLRLLVKAGVKPENVRVVELVDGRQRALTPDLPLEKLFPYRGELLSKTNGEGIESVGEAVKGADVLISFTKPGPGVIKPEWIGLMADDAIVFPLANPTPEILPEEAKKAGARIVATGRSDYPNQINNLLGFPAIFRGALDVMARTITDGMIIAASKAMASVIEPSEDEIIPSPFHPEVHPKVARAVAEEAIREGLARAQVSPKEVEENLRRWREFYLEKIAPLGWR